A genomic window from Gemmatimonadaceae bacterium includes:
- a CDS encoding M20/M25/M40 family metallo-hydrolase: MSAVRIAARPALAALLALPVALGAQQPLPMTLAPRPTSAPISAADLMTRLYRVADDSMGGRPTGSEGHLKVTQYIADEMRRLGLQPAGENGGYFQDLPMTSRGFAAGSRVLVGARSFTLGTDFAPMVARGGQPRLTEAATVVVGGVHGDSSTWISADEARGNIVVLRPNPNLLQLDQRFLAVGPGARFAGAAAVVVPAWEQLAAPARAQLSQPSLVMGRELSGPELPPTLIASQEMVDALIAGAGRRAGLALRYDVTQAAARNVVAVLPGSDATLRGQYVALGSHTDHDPLVSRGVDHDSLRAFNFARERVARATGARRPSPQQLAQVRVNVDSLRALRPARSDSIKNGADDDGSGTVVMLELAEALAAMPVKPKRSILFVWHAAEEIGLRGADHYTANPTVPLDSIVAQLNMDMVGRGGADDIAGGGPDYIQLVGSRRLSRELGDLVEAVNARQPQPFTFDYSFDADGHPERIYCRSDHAMYARYGVPVTFFHTGLHPDYHQVTDEPQYIDYPKMARIAMLVHDVTLELANRAQRPRLDGPKPDPRAACRQ; this comes from the coding sequence ATGTCCGCAGTCCGAATTGCCGCGCGCCCTGCGCTCGCGGCGTTGCTGGCCTTGCCTGTGGCCCTCGGGGCCCAGCAACCCCTGCCGATGACGCTGGCCCCCCGTCCGACCTCGGCGCCGATCAGCGCGGCTGACCTGATGACGCGACTCTACCGCGTCGCCGACGACTCGATGGGCGGTCGCCCCACCGGCTCCGAAGGCCACCTCAAGGTCACGCAGTACATCGCCGACGAGATGCGTCGGCTCGGCCTCCAGCCGGCCGGCGAGAACGGCGGCTACTTCCAAGACCTGCCGATGACGAGCCGTGGCTTTGCCGCCGGCTCCCGCGTGCTAGTCGGCGCCCGCAGCTTCACGCTCGGCACCGACTTCGCGCCGATGGTGGCGCGCGGCGGCCAGCCCCGCCTGACCGAGGCGGCCACGGTGGTCGTCGGCGGCGTCCACGGCGACTCCAGCACCTGGATCAGCGCGGATGAAGCGCGAGGCAACATCGTGGTGTTGCGGCCGAATCCGAATCTGCTGCAGCTGGACCAGCGCTTCCTGGCCGTGGGGCCCGGCGCGCGCTTCGCCGGCGCGGCCGCGGTCGTGGTGCCGGCCTGGGAGCAGCTCGCGGCACCGGCACGGGCGCAGCTCAGCCAACCTTCGCTCGTGATGGGTCGTGAACTCAGCGGTCCGGAGCTCCCGCCGACCTTGATCGCCTCGCAGGAGATGGTCGACGCGCTCATCGCCGGAGCAGGGCGTCGCGCCGGCCTCGCGCTGCGCTATGACGTCACGCAGGCGGCAGCGCGCAACGTCGTCGCGGTGCTGCCGGGGAGCGATGCCACGCTGCGCGGGCAGTACGTGGCGCTGGGTTCGCACACCGACCACGATCCGCTGGTCTCTCGCGGCGTGGACCACGATTCGCTGCGCGCGTTCAACTTCGCCCGCGAGCGGGTGGCCCGCGCCACCGGCGCGCGGCGCCCCTCACCGCAGCAGCTCGCCCAGGTGCGCGTGAACGTCGACTCGCTGCGCGCCCTGCGCCCGGCGCGCTCGGATTCCATCAAGAACGGTGCCGACGACGACGGTTCGGGCACGGTGGTGATGCTCGAACTCGCCGAAGCCCTGGCGGCGATGCCGGTGAAGCCGAAGCGCTCGATCCTCTTCGTCTGGCACGCCGCCGAGGAAATTGGCCTGCGCGGCGCGGATCACTACACCGCAAACCCGACGGTGCCGCTGGATTCCATCGTCGCGCAGCTGAATATGGATATGGTCGGCCGCGGCGGCGCCGACGACATCGCCGGCGGTGGCCCCGACTACATCCAGCTCGTCGGCTCGCGCCGTCTCTCGCGAGAGCTCGGCGATCTCGTCGAAGCCGTCAACGCGCGGCAGCCGCAGCCGTTCACGTTCGACTACAGCTTCGACGCCGACGGCCACCCCGAGCGCATCTACTGCCGCTCCGACCACGCGATGTACGCGCGCTACGGCGTGCCGGTGACGTTCTTCCACACCGGCCTGCACCCCGACTACCACCAAGTCACGGACGAGCCGCAGTACATCGATTATCCGAAGATGGCGCGCATCGCGATGCTGGTGCACGACGTGACGCTGGAGCTGGCCAACCGCGCGCAGCGCCCACGCTTGGATGGACCCAAGCCGGATCCGCGGGCGGCGTGTAGGCAATAG
- a CDS encoding prolyl oligopeptidase family serine peptidase, whose product MRLLTRTLVRAAVVVAAAPALLLAQAGDPWTILRAESWQKPAAHIERMVMTPRTDISFDAMSPDGRFAMRLTGPGRGAIAQYGAPHLWLGGLQVDHLANRARALTTAQHTGISLADPRTGQVRALQTPAGERVSGAVWSPDGSKIAFLGHTATATHLYVADVRTGRFTRLTRTPLLATLVTEPRFTPDGRHLIVVLPPANRGPVPVRGNAGVADGPQVRFTESIKKPQRVHFSLLEDPHDKNLYTYYTRGQLALVDVSSGNTRSVGAPGLIRSADASPDGRYLRVTRTVEPFSYIVPHNQFGTVTELWDATGRVIATLATQPLREGAIDDDAPRGPAAPDTSRRNFAWHPEGGLTYLRTTLGSDNRANGVRWMHWKAPFGEGDTALVFAGSARFTSAAWGSQPGTIFVNDSGAVAALRLADLTKKYPLGRGVTLPGGGFGGFGGGGFGGGAQMDTVGTGGALQTTRAADGGMRVQMSRDGSGVYVSGVRRYGNEWHRRAPRPWLDRINIEDASRRRLLDSPADVYESFVTALDADFTQVVVTRQSATMIEDAYLRDLGANTERKLTAAVDVGPEITGAVRKRVQVTRPRDGTDIWVDVVLPRGWQPGRRMPGVIWFYPREYATVEAYQRSKWNTNINSFPAVPPLRPASSTELWVAGGYALITPDIPIFGDSGRMNDNYVRDLTENLAAVVNAMVDSGFVDRNQMGIGGHSYGAFSTVNAMTRMDIFKAGIAGDGMYNRTLTPFGFQSERRNFWEAQSMYLDLSALLRADQLSGALLLYHATEDQNVGTHPMSSIKMHQALQGLGKTSALFMYPYEDHSVATYESDLDMWARWIAWFDVYVKAGGTAR is encoded by the coding sequence ATGCGCCTCCTGACCCGCACGCTCGTTCGCGCCGCCGTTGTCGTGGCCGCCGCCCCCGCCCTGCTGCTCGCGCAGGCGGGCGATCCCTGGACCATCTTGCGCGCCGAGTCGTGGCAGAAGCCCGCCGCGCACATCGAGCGGATGGTGATGACGCCGCGCACGGACATCTCGTTTGACGCGATGAGCCCGGACGGGCGCTTCGCGATGCGCCTGACGGGCCCGGGGCGCGGCGCCATCGCCCAATACGGCGCGCCGCACCTCTGGCTCGGCGGCCTGCAGGTCGACCACCTCGCCAACCGGGCGCGGGCGCTCACCACCGCCCAGCACACGGGCATCTCGCTGGCGGATCCGCGCACTGGGCAGGTGCGTGCGCTGCAGACGCCCGCGGGCGAGCGCGTGAGCGGCGCGGTATGGTCGCCGGACGGCAGCAAGATCGCCTTCCTCGGACACACGGCGACGGCGACGCACCTGTACGTGGCGGACGTGCGCACGGGCCGCTTTACGCGCCTGACGCGCACGCCGTTGCTCGCGACCTTGGTGACCGAGCCGCGCTTCACGCCGGATGGCCGGCACTTGATCGTGGTGCTGCCGCCGGCCAACCGCGGCCCGGTGCCGGTGCGCGGGAATGCCGGCGTGGCCGACGGACCGCAGGTGCGCTTCACCGAGAGCATCAAGAAGCCGCAGCGGGTGCACTTCTCCCTGCTCGAGGATCCGCACGACAAGAACCTCTACACCTACTACACCCGCGGCCAGTTGGCCTTGGTGGATGTCAGCTCCGGCAACACGCGCAGCGTCGGTGCGCCGGGACTCATCCGCAGCGCCGACGCCTCGCCCGACGGGCGCTACCTGCGCGTGACGCGCACGGTGGAGCCGTTCTCCTACATCGTGCCGCACAACCAGTTCGGCACGGTGACGGAGCTCTGGGACGCCACCGGCCGCGTGATCGCGACGCTGGCCACGCAGCCGCTGCGCGAAGGCGCCATTGACGACGACGCACCGCGCGGGCCGGCGGCGCCGGACACGAGCCGACGCAACTTCGCGTGGCATCCGGAAGGCGGGCTCACCTACCTTCGCACCACGCTGGGCAGCGACAATCGCGCCAACGGCGTGCGCTGGATGCACTGGAAGGCGCCCTTTGGCGAGGGGGACACGGCGTTGGTCTTTGCCGGTAGCGCACGCTTCACGTCGGCGGCCTGGGGGAGCCAGCCGGGCACGATCTTCGTGAATGACAGCGGCGCGGTGGCGGCGCTGCGCCTTGCCGACCTGACCAAGAAGTACCCGTTGGGCCGCGGCGTGACCCTGCCGGGCGGCGGCTTCGGTGGCTTCGGCGGCGGTGGCTTCGGTGGTGGCGCGCAGATGGATACCGTCGGCACGGGCGGCGCCCTGCAGACCACGCGCGCCGCTGACGGCGGGATGCGCGTGCAGATGAGCCGTGACGGCAGCGGCGTGTACGTGAGCGGCGTGCGGCGCTACGGCAACGAGTGGCACCGGCGCGCGCCGCGTCCGTGGCTGGACCGCATCAACATCGAGGACGCGTCGCGCCGACGGCTGCTCGACTCGCCGGCCGACGTGTACGAGAGCTTCGTGACGGCCCTCGACGCCGACTTCACGCAGGTGGTCGTGACGCGGCAGTCGGCGACGATGATCGAGGACGCCTATCTGCGCGACCTTGGCGCCAACACCGAGCGCAAGCTCACCGCGGCGGTGGACGTCGGCCCCGAGATCACCGGCGCCGTGCGCAAGCGCGTGCAGGTGACGCGTCCCCGCGACGGGACCGACATCTGGGTGGACGTCGTGCTGCCGCGCGGCTGGCAGCCCGGCCGGCGGATGCCGGGCGTGATCTGGTTCTACCCGCGCGAGTATGCCACGGTCGAGGCCTACCAGCGCTCCAAGTGGAACACCAACATCAACAGCTTCCCTGCCGTGCCGCCGCTGCGCCCCGCCAGCTCCACCGAGTTGTGGGTGGCCGGGGGCTACGCCCTCATCACGCCGGACATCCCGATCTTCGGCGATAGCGGCCGGATGAATGACAACTACGTGCGCGACCTCACCGAGAACCTCGCCGCGGTCGTGAACGCGATGGTAGACTCCGGCTTCGTGGACCGCAACCAGATGGGCATCGGCGGCCACAGCTACGGCGCGTTCAGCACGGTGAACGCAATGACGCGGATGGACATCTTCAAGGCCGGCATCGCCGGCGACGGGATGTACAACCGCACGCTGACGCCCTTCGGCTTCCAGAGCGAGCGCCGCAACTTCTGGGAGGCGCAGTCGATGTACCTCGACCTCTCGGCCCTGCTGCGCGCCGACCAGCTCTCGGGCGCCCTGCTGCTCTACCACGCCACCGAGGACCAGAACGTCGGCACGCATCCGATGTCGTCCATCAAGATGCACCAGGCGCTGCAGGGCCTGGGCAAGACCTCGGCGCTCTTTATGTACCCGTACGAGGACCACAGCGTGGCCACCTACGAGAGCGACCTCGATATGTGGGCGCGCTGGATCGCCTGGTTTGACGTCTACGTGAAGGCCGGCGGCACCGCGCGCTGA
- a CDS encoding DEAD/DEAH box helicase, translating into MLSSFATLGLADPLLRAAADLGWTKPTPIQIDAIPPARDGRDVLACAQTGSGKTGGFLLPLLHRLLANPTRATRALVLTPTRELAAQVHADLVDLAKFTSLRAAPVFGGVGMGPQETAFRQKVDVIIATPGRLLDHLGQPGKYVDFSTLEVLVLDEADRMLDMGFLPAIKQVLRQIPTKRQTLFFSATLPAPIVELSKQMLQDPARLNVERVAKPAAKIEQAVWPVKEALKPDLFLALLRANVIGNVICFTRTKHRSNRLAEILTKAGVPNARIHGNRSQAQRTEALAHFKDGKIRVLVATDIVARGIDVEALEHVVNFDVPHVPEDYIHRVGRTARAEATGEAFTLVSPEEEADLRQIEKAIHKKLARRTLEGFDYNHVPVERFEVPLAERIAAIRARKKEERERAKAKLERKAVGATGRKTDDGSGAAPKRRRRRGGSGRGGSGRGPGGGSSGGNPYRD; encoded by the coding sequence ATTTTGTCTTCATTCGCTACGCTCGGCCTCGCCGACCCGCTCCTCCGCGCCGCCGCCGACCTCGGCTGGACCAAGCCGACCCCCATCCAAATCGACGCCATCCCTCCCGCCCGCGACGGGCGTGACGTGCTCGCCTGCGCCCAGACGGGCTCCGGCAAGACGGGGGGCTTCCTGCTGCCGTTGCTGCACCGTCTGCTAGCCAACCCCACGCGCGCCACGCGCGCGCTGGTGCTGACACCGACACGCGAGCTGGCGGCGCAGGTGCACGCCGACCTCGTGGACCTCGCCAAGTTCACCTCCCTGCGCGCCGCGCCTGTGTTCGGGGGCGTCGGGATGGGCCCTCAGGAGACGGCCTTCCGGCAGAAGGTGGACGTCATCATCGCCACGCCGGGACGCCTGCTCGACCATCTCGGACAGCCCGGCAAGTACGTCGATTTCTCGACGCTCGAGGTGCTCGTGCTCGACGAAGCCGACCGGATGCTCGATATGGGCTTCCTGCCGGCCATCAAGCAGGTGCTGCGGCAGATCCCGACCAAGCGGCAGACGCTGTTCTTCAGCGCCACGCTGCCGGCGCCGATCGTCGAGCTCTCCAAGCAGATGCTGCAGGATCCGGCGCGCCTCAACGTGGAGCGCGTGGCCAAGCCGGCGGCGAAGATCGAGCAGGCGGTGTGGCCGGTGAAGGAGGCGCTCAAGCCGGACCTGTTCCTCGCGTTGCTGCGAGCCAACGTCATCGGCAACGTGATCTGCTTCACGCGCACCAAGCATCGCTCCAACCGGCTCGCCGAGATCCTCACGAAGGCCGGCGTGCCCAACGCCCGCATCCACGGCAACCGCTCGCAGGCACAGCGCACCGAGGCCCTGGCCCACTTCAAGGACGGCAAGATCCGCGTGCTCGTGGCGACAGACATCGTCGCCCGCGGCATCGACGTCGAGGCGCTGGAGCACGTGGTGAACTTCGACGTGCCGCACGTGCCGGAGGACTACATCCACCGCGTGGGCCGCACCGCGCGCGCCGAAGCGACGGGCGAGGCCTTCACCCTGGTCTCACCGGAGGAAGAAGCCGACCTGCGGCAGATCGAGAAGGCCATCCACAAAAAGCTGGCGCGGCGCACGCTCGAGGGCTTTGACTACAACCACGTGCCGGTGGAGCGCTTCGAGGTGCCGCTCGCCGAGCGCATCGCGGCGATCCGGGCGCGCAAGAAGGAAGAGCGGGAACGGGCGAAGGCCAAGTTGGAGCGAAAGGCGGTCGGGGCTACAGGACGGAAGACGGATGACGGAAGTGGCGCAGCACCCAAGCGGCGGCGACGTCGGGGAGGCTCAGGCCGCGGTGGCTCTGGGCGCGGGCCCGGTGGCGGGTCGTCCGGCGGGAACCCGTACCGCGACTAG
- a CDS encoding copper resistance protein NlpE N-terminal domain-containing protein: MGRWSLLPFALAALAACGSKAESAELPGERVRNLEAGDSLPRLERPAGFAGTLPCADCPGIETWLQLNPDGSYRLRERWLDRSAAARLRVGRWTISRDSIPQVALLGSDSTPRRFAMTGALTLRELAQDGSAIESQLPLDLARVSLPADWNASLQMRGEFRYFADAATIVACDGGMQYPVAGDSAFIRLQRAYVQENLGTLSAILVDASGRLEVRPGMEEGTRAETFVVDSFRVVDRKAPCNATTVHALLAIGDWQLGALDGVALGDVPREQQPTLRFVLSESTMFGNAGCNRFTGRAVLRGAALMPAAPAVTKRACADEATTRRELRYTEVLGAGGWFRLDGAELVLSRGGTEVARFWRR; the protein is encoded by the coding sequence GTGGGTCGCTGGTCATTGCTGCCGTTCGCGCTCGCGGCGCTCGCCGCCTGTGGGTCCAAGGCCGAGAGCGCGGAACTCCCGGGAGAGCGTGTGCGGAACCTCGAGGCGGGGGACTCCCTGCCCCGCCTCGAGCGCCCTGCCGGGTTTGCCGGGACCTTGCCCTGCGCCGACTGCCCTGGCATCGAGACCTGGTTGCAACTGAACCCGGACGGTTCGTATCGCCTGCGCGAGCGTTGGCTGGATCGCAGTGCGGCGGCGCGCCTGCGCGTCGGGCGCTGGACCATCTCGCGCGACTCCATCCCGCAGGTGGCGCTGCTGGGCAGCGACAGTACGCCGCGGCGCTTCGCGATGACCGGCGCGCTCACTTTGCGGGAACTGGCGCAGGACGGCTCGGCGATCGAGAGCCAACTGCCGCTGGACCTCGCGCGCGTGTCGCTGCCGGCCGACTGGAACGCTTCACTCCAGATGCGCGGCGAGTTTCGCTATTTCGCCGACGCGGCGACGATCGTCGCCTGCGACGGCGGGATGCAGTACCCGGTCGCCGGGGACTCGGCGTTCATCCGGCTGCAACGGGCGTACGTGCAGGAGAACCTCGGCACGCTCTCGGCGATCCTCGTGGATGCCAGCGGCCGTCTCGAGGTCCGCCCCGGAATGGAGGAGGGCACGCGCGCTGAGACCTTCGTCGTGGATTCGTTCCGCGTCGTCGATCGCAAGGCGCCCTGCAATGCCACCACCGTGCACGCGCTGCTCGCCATCGGCGACTGGCAGCTCGGCGCGCTCGACGGCGTGGCGCTGGGCGACGTGCCGCGCGAGCAGCAGCCGACGCTGCGCTTCGTGCTCAGCGAATCGACGATGTTCGGCAACGCCGGGTGCAATCGCTTCACCGGGCGGGCGGTGCTGCGCGGAGCCGCGTTGATGCCTGCAGCGCCGGCCGTGACCAAGCGAGCCTGCGCCGACGAGGCGACGACTCGGCGCGAGTTGCGTTACACTGAGGTGCTGGGAGCCGGCGGCTGGTTCCGACTCGACGGTGCGGAACTCGTGCTCTCCCGAGGCGGCACCGAAGTGGCGCGCTTCTGGCGCCGCTAG
- the bshB1 gene encoding bacillithiol biosynthesis deacetylase BshB1 has translation MSAPVDILAIAAHRDDVELTCGGVLVKHAWRGHRTGIIDLTAGEMGTRGSAELRGKEAAAAADVLGVALRENLGLPDAGITNTPETRLALARRIRELRPQVVIAPAPRGRHPDHRVASQLIRDACFLAGLTKLDASPPHRPRKVLHAIAYREDHVKPTFVVDISKEFDTKLEAIKCYASQFDGATWAGEVYPNGEPLYDMVRHQAAHYGSLIRTQYGEPFFTYETTRADDLLALEVSTF, from the coding sequence ATGAGCGCCCCCGTGGACATCCTGGCCATCGCCGCGCACCGCGATGACGTCGAACTCACCTGCGGCGGCGTGCTCGTGAAGCACGCGTGGCGCGGCCATCGCACCGGCATCATCGACCTCACGGCAGGCGAGATGGGGACCAGGGGCTCGGCCGAGCTGCGGGGCAAGGAAGCCGCCGCCGCCGCTGACGTGCTCGGCGTGGCCCTGCGCGAGAACCTCGGGCTCCCCGATGCCGGGATCACCAACACACCCGAGACGCGCCTGGCGCTGGCCCGCCGGATTCGCGAGCTGCGCCCGCAGGTGGTCATCGCCCCCGCCCCGCGCGGTCGGCACCCGGACCACCGCGTCGCCTCCCAGCTCATCCGCGACGCTTGCTTCCTGGCCGGCCTGACCAAGCTCGACGCCTCGCCGCCGCATCGCCCCAGGAAGGTCCTCCACGCGATCGCCTACCGCGAGGACCACGTGAAGCCGACGTTCGTCGTGGACATCAGCAAGGAGTTCGATACCAAGCTCGAGGCCATCAAGTGCTACGCCTCGCAGTTTGACGGCGCCACCTGGGCGGGCGAGGTGTATCCGAACGGCGAGCCGCTGTACGATATGGTCCGGCACCAAGCCGCACATTACGGCTCGCTGATCCGCACGCAGTACGGCGAACCGTTCTTCACCTACGAAACCACCCGCGCGGACGACCTCCTCGCGCTCGAGGTATCCACGTTTTGA
- a CDS encoding site-2 protease family protein, with amino-acid sequence MAGIPLRVHITFPMLLAWIALVRWRADGHVVGAASLVVLVLTVFAIVVLHELGHALVARRYGIRTRDITLLPIGGLARLERIPREPRQELLIALAGPAVNVVLAAALALVLAVSGTLGSVADALALLTTDLSLDWHSFAMRLLAINVWLVAFNMLPAFPMDGGRVLRALLTMYTRDHAKATVAAAALGRGFAVLFGFAGLFVLNSPVLVLIAVFVWLAGAGEAATAQAHAAFEGQSLEAMLITELRTLRRDEPLSRAAQLLIDGFQADFPVLDGDVLVGMLSRSDLVRGLSTHGPDGRVEQAMRRDGPALDASTAPEDALLRLASSRATAIPVLRQGRLIGLLTTENVMEFLMLRRISSGRPAP; translated from the coding sequence TTGGCGGGTATTCCGCTCCGCGTCCATATCACGTTCCCGATGCTGCTGGCGTGGATCGCCCTCGTCCGGTGGCGCGCCGACGGGCACGTCGTCGGCGCTGCATCGCTCGTGGTGCTGGTGCTGACGGTCTTCGCGATTGTCGTGCTCCACGAACTCGGGCACGCCTTGGTCGCCCGGCGGTACGGAATCCGGACGCGAGACATCACGCTGCTGCCAATCGGCGGCCTGGCGCGTCTCGAGCGCATTCCACGCGAGCCGCGCCAGGAACTGCTCATCGCGCTGGCCGGCCCAGCCGTAAACGTCGTTCTCGCTGCCGCGCTCGCGCTCGTCCTCGCCGTGTCCGGCACTCTCGGTTCCGTGGCTGACGCGCTGGCCTTGCTGACAACCGACCTGTCGCTCGATTGGCATTCGTTCGCGATGCGGCTGCTCGCCATCAACGTGTGGTTGGTGGCGTTCAATATGCTCCCGGCGTTCCCGATGGACGGTGGCCGCGTGCTGCGCGCCCTGCTCACGATGTACACGCGGGACCACGCGAAGGCGACGGTGGCAGCGGCGGCACTCGGCCGCGGCTTTGCCGTGCTCTTCGGCTTCGCCGGGCTCTTCGTGCTCAACAGCCCGGTACTGGTGCTCATCGCCGTCTTCGTCTGGCTTGCCGGCGCGGGCGAGGCCGCGACCGCACAGGCCCACGCAGCCTTCGAAGGGCAGTCGCTCGAGGCGATGTTGATCACCGAGTTGCGCACGTTGCGCCGCGACGAACCGCTGTCCCGCGCCGCCCAGCTGCTCATCGACGGGTTCCAAGCCGACTTCCCCGTTCTCGACGGAGACGTGCTGGTGGGGATGCTTTCACGTAGCGACCTCGTACGCGGACTCTCCACGCACGGCCCGGACGGGCGGGTGGAGCAGGCGATGCGGCGCGACGGGCCCGCACTTGACGCGAGCACGGCGCCTGAGGACGCGCTCCTCAGGCTCGCGTCATCGCGCGCCACTGCGATCCCAGTGTTGCGCCAGGGACGCTTGATCGGACTGCTCACGACGGAGAATGTGATGGAGTTCCTGATGCTGCGCCGGATTTCCAGCGGCAGACCTGCACCCTGA
- a CDS encoding cyclase family protein: MTEPSGPLDARALRDISIAFDAATPPWPGDTPFSCGWAWAMADGASVNVSKWETSPHVGTHADAPLHVMRDGDGADRLPLEPFIGPCGVADVRDLRGDITLAQLKAGGWRPGTRRLLLRTGQSTADGSFPVEWPVLASDTARALVQDGLILLGVDAPSVDARESKALEIHHALFGARCYVLENLDLRGVHAGAYQLLAPPLKVGGCDAAPVRAFLRALR; the protein is encoded by the coding sequence GTGACCGAGCCGAGCGGTCCACTGGACGCGCGCGCACTGCGCGACATCTCCATCGCGTTCGACGCGGCCACCCCGCCCTGGCCCGGCGACACGCCTTTCTCCTGTGGCTGGGCCTGGGCGATGGCCGATGGTGCCAGCGTGAACGTCTCGAAGTGGGAGACCAGCCCGCACGTGGGGACGCACGCCGACGCGCCGCTCCACGTGATGCGTGATGGCGACGGCGCGGACCGCCTGCCGCTGGAGCCGTTCATCGGGCCCTGCGGCGTGGCCGATGTCCGCGACCTGCGCGGCGACATCACGCTGGCGCAATTGAAGGCCGGCGGCTGGCGGCCGGGCACGCGGCGCCTCTTGCTGCGCACCGGGCAGTCCACGGCTGACGGGTCCTTCCCGGTGGAGTGGCCGGTGCTGGCGTCCGACACCGCACGGGCGCTGGTGCAGGACGGTCTCATCCTGCTCGGCGTGGATGCGCCCAGCGTCGATGCGCGGGAGAGCAAGGCGTTGGAGATTCACCACGCGCTGTTCGGAGCACGATGCTACGTGCTCGAGAACCTCGACCTCCGCGGCGTGCACGCGGGGGCCTACCAACTGCTCGCGCCTCCGCTCAAGGTCGGCGGCTGCGACGCGGCGCCGGTGCGGGCGTTCCTGCGCGCGCTGCGGTAG
- a CDS encoding DUF305 domain-containing protein encodes MRLRSLMLVLTVAAGCRPAATVASSPAAPAAVTIQPGVPGQAGRVLSAEQADALPQPKHTAADVAFMTGMIPHHEQALVMTALVAERTEARDVRLVAQRIALSQSDEITLMKTWLRQRGEPVPGEGAHAGHEMHAGHLMPGMLNAAELDTLRNSRGVEFEKHFLRYMIKHHEGAVAMVAQLFRSQGGGQQSEIYAFAADVDADQQMEIERMLRLLAARP; translated from the coding sequence ATGCGCCTGCGTTCCCTGATGCTCGTCCTGACCGTCGCCGCCGGGTGTCGCCCGGCGGCGACGGTCGCGTCATCCCCCGCTGCACCGGCGGCCGTCACCATCCAACCCGGCGTGCCGGGGCAGGCCGGACGCGTGCTCAGCGCCGAGCAGGCCGACGCCCTCCCGCAGCCGAAGCACACGGCGGCCGACGTGGCGTTTATGACGGGGATGATCCCCCATCACGAACAGGCCCTGGTGATGACGGCGCTGGTGGCCGAGCGGACCGAGGCGCGTGACGTGCGGCTCGTGGCGCAGCGCATCGCGCTCTCGCAGTCGGACGAGATCACCCTGATGAAGACCTGGCTGCGCCAGCGCGGCGAACCGGTGCCGGGCGAGGGCGCACACGCCGGCCACGAGATGCACGCAGGGCACCTGATGCCCGGGATGCTCAACGCCGCCGAGCTGGACACGCTGCGCAACAGTCGCGGCGTGGAGTTCGAGAAGCACTTCCTGCGGTATATGATCAAGCATCACGAGGGGGCCGTCGCGATGGTGGCCCAGCTCTTCCGTTCCCAGGGTGGCGGGCAGCAGTCCGAGATTTACGCCTTCGCCGCCGACGTGGACGCCGACCAGCAGATGGAGATCGAGCGGATGCTCCGACTCCTCGCGGCGCGCCCCTAG
- a CDS encoding GNAT family N-acetyltransferase, whose amino-acid sequence MRAEAHHPVSAMQPLPAVPTIETARLVLRPFRDDDAPALVRELGVKAVADGTLRVPHPYPPERAAEFLAMLPERHAAGKAMHWAVTERHGGRLVGGAGLTITAAHRRAELGYWIAQDRWGNGLATEAARAFVSYAFDTLGLYRVDAHHYVENPSSGAVMRKLGMQYEGRVRAMVWRDGVPRDLDLYAILASDPRPLGA is encoded by the coding sequence ATGCGCGCCGAAGCCCATCACCCCGTGTCCGCAATGCAGCCCCTGCCTGCCGTACCGACCATCGAGACCGCGCGTCTTGTCCTGCGGCCCTTCCGCGATGACGACGCCCCGGCCCTCGTGCGCGAGCTGGGCGTGAAAGCCGTCGCCGACGGCACGCTGCGCGTACCGCATCCGTATCCACCGGAACGCGCCGCCGAGTTCCTCGCGATGCTGCCCGAACGGCACGCCGCCGGCAAGGCGATGCACTGGGCCGTCACGGAGCGGCACGGCGGCCGGCTGGTCGGGGGCGCCGGCCTTACGATCACCGCGGCCCACCGCCGCGCCGAGCTCGGCTACTGGATCGCGCAGGACCGCTGGGGGAACGGCCTCGCGACCGAGGCCGCGCGCGCATTCGTCTCGTACGCCTTCGACACGCTGGGCCTCTACCGCGTGGATGCGCACCACTACGTGGAAAATCCCTCCTCCGGCGCCGTGATGCGCAAGCTGGGAATGCAGTACGAGGGACGCGTGCGCGCGATGGTCTGGCGCGACGGCGTCCCCCGTGACCTCGACCTCTACGCAATCCTGGCGAGCGACCCGCGCCCGCTCGGGGCGTAG